CCTTAAAAGGAGTAAATACTTCCATAGAAAAAGGAGAATTTGTGTCAATCACAGGCGCATCGGGCTCCGGCAAATCTACGTTTATGAACATCCTTGGGTGCCTTGACGTTCCGACAGAAGGGAAATACTACTTTGAGGGAATAGATGTAAGTTCTTTTTCAAGAAATGCTCTCTCCAAGCTTAGAAATGAAAAAGTTGGTTTTGTATTCCAGGGATTCAATCTTCTTTCACGCACTACGGCAATTGAAAACGTAGGACTTCCTCTGGTGTATAACCATACAAGTGCTAAGGAGATAAAGGAAAGAGGACTTGAAGCATTGCAGGCGGTTGGTATTGAGGATAGGGCAAAACATTTCCCTAACCAGCTTTCAGGAGGTCAGCAGCAAAGGGTTGCTATTGCGCGGGCTCTCGTTAACAGACCGTCGCTCATACTTGCTGATGAACCAACGGGCAATCTCGATACGAAAACCAGCCGCGAGATTATGGATATTTTCACAAAGCTTAACACAGAAAAGGGGATAACCATAATAATGGTAACCCATGAGGCTGATATCGCTGCCTATTCCAAGAGAAGGATAAGCTTCATGGACGGCATGATAATAAATGATGAAGGAACATATACCAGAGCAGAGAATACTGTTTTGTGGGAAGACGAGTAGGGGAGCAGTCAGGGAGAATAGCAGATGTATTTCTTGATAAATATAAGGCTGGCATTAAGCGCGTTAAGGATTAACAAATTGCGGTCATTCCTGACTATGCTTGGGATAATAATCGGAGTCGGCGCTGTTATAGCGCTTGTTATTATAGGCAACGGTGCAAAGACAAAGCTTGCCCAGACAGTAGAAAGTCTTGGGACGAATATCCTTATCGTGCGTCCCGGTTCTGTTACGAGCGGCGGAGCGAGGATGGGAATGGGTTCTACACCAACACTTACACTTGACGATGCAAAAGCAATTAGAGATGAGTGTTCTGCGGTTTCCGGTGTCGCACCGCAGGTAAGGGCGGCAACTCAGGTAGTTTATTCAAATCTTAACTGGAACACAGTCGTAATGGGTATTACACCTGACATGCTTGATTTGCGGACATGGGAAATATCTGAAGGACGAAAGTTACTTCAGTCCGACATTGATGGTTCGGCAAAAGTCTGCATACTTGGCAAGACGGTTGTTGACAACCTGTTTGTCGGCGAGGACCCGATTGGGAAGATTATCAGGATAAACAAGACGCTATTTACGATCATAGGTGTTCTTGAGCCAAAGGGGCAGAATCTCATGGGAGAGGATCAGGATGATTTAATATATATCCCTCTTTCTACTGCACAGAAAAGGATAGTGGTTTCACAGTTTCCAAATGTTATCGGTATAATAATGGTTCAGGCTGTTTCCGGCAAAGAGCTCAAGGCAGCTGAACAGCAGATAAATGATCTTTTAATTCAAAGACACCACATCGGTGGTGGTAAAGAGCAGGATTTTATTGTAGTGAATCTTGCGGAAATGGCAGGTGTCGCAACAAAGATGGCTGCAACCATGTCATTGCTGCTGGGCGCCATAGCCTCTATATCATTGCTCGTGGGAGGCATAGGCATAATGAATATAATGCTTGTTTCCGTGACAGAGCGCACCAGGGAGATAGGGATACGTATGGCGATTGGTGCCAAGGATGTGGATATACTTTTTCAGTTTCTCACGGAAGCGGTAGTGCTCTCGCTTGTAGGCGGTTTTATAGGCACTGTTTTCGGGGTAAGCATATCTGCAATTGTTTCAGGCTATCTCAAGTGGCCGCTTATAATTTCTGCAAATGCCATAGTGCTTGCTTTTACCTTCTCTGCAGGAGTAGGAATCTTTTTTGGATTCTATCCGGCAAAGCGTGCCTCGCAGCTAAATCCCATCGAAGCGCTGAGATACGAGTAGAAGATTGACAAACTCACGAAAAGCCGTTAAATACACGCTCAAGCAATAAGCCGAAGTGGTGAAACTGGCAAACACGCTAGGTTCAGGGTCTAGTGGGAGCAATCCCTTGCGGGTTCGAGTCCCGCCTTCGGCATTGAAGTAAAACAATGAGTCAGCAAATCCTAACAGGCTTTCCTTTTAGAATAATTTATTATATTGTTGGTTAGTTCATTAGCGATTCCTTTTGTTGATAGAGACTAAATGGTTTTAAAGAAAACAAAAATCTCATTCACTTTTTCAATTTTATTCATTCTTTTATCACTATCCCCCTCATATGTTTCAGCTAAAACATTTAATGTAAGTAATGCCGCTCAGTTTAGAATTGCTTTGGAGAGCGCAGCTCTGAACGGTCAGGATGACACTATTATTTTGGATGCCGGAACTTATAAGACTACAGATGACGGTGGAGGAACTTTTAAATTCTTTGACAAAGAAAAACATGACTTAATCATTAAAGCAAAAAAAGGATTGACGCATAATGACGTTATTCTGGATGGAGATTATAAAAATGGTGTGTTCGACTATACAAACACTAAAGGTGCTGCTTTGGTGCTTGACGGCATTACTATAAAAAATGGAAAAGCTGAAATTGGCGGAGGGGTTTACTGCTATAGCGACAAGGAAAACTACATAGACAGCAGGGTAACTGTTACAAACTCTGCTATCTACGGGAATAGTGCAACTGACGGCGGCGGTTTTTATTGCAATGCCAGCAGAGTAACTGTTGCGGGTTCCAGCATCTTTGATAATAGTGCAACTGACGGCGGAGCTATTTACTGCGATGCCACCAGGGTAACTGTTACAAACTCAACAATCTACGGGAACACTGCTGCTGTAAGCGGCGGAGGGATTTACTGTTATGTCAGCAGTGTAACTGTTGCAAATTCCACCATCTATGGGAACAGCTCTGCTGAAGGCAGGGGAGGAGGGATTTACTGCTCAGGCAATGTAATTATTACAAACTCAACCATCTCTGGAAATTATGCAGGCGGCTACAGCGGCGGAGGCGGGATTTGCAGCTTCGGAAACGTGACTGTTACAAAATCTGCCATATCCGAGAATACTGTCGGCAGAGAAAATGGCGGGGGTATTTACTGCGCTGGCGTTATAAAAGTTGCCAGTTCAACCATCTTAGAAAATTATGCTTTCAAAAATGGCGGTGGCATTTACTGCTATAGCGACAGCGACAGCAATGACGAAAGCTACGTGAGTGTTACTAACTCCACCCTCTCCGGAAATATTGCTGCTGGCAGCGGCGGCGCTATTTACTTCTATAGCAACAAAGACAGCTACAACAGGGTAACTGTTACAAACTCTGAAATCTATGGGAATACTGCTACTGACGGCAGAGAGAACGGTATTTATGAAGGTGGGACTTTCAAACAGGCAACTGGAGTAAGTTGTGATTTTGCCCGTTCTGATTTCAGGTTAGGTGTGGGCCCGATT
The sequence above is drawn from the Candidatus Schekmanbacteria bacterium genome and encodes:
- a CDS encoding ABC transporter permease, producing MYFLINIRLALSALRINKLRSFLTMLGIIIGVGAVIALVIIGNGAKTKLAQTVESLGTNILIVRPGSVTSGGARMGMGSTPTLTLDDAKAIRDECSAVSGVAPQVRAATQVVYSNLNWNTVVMGITPDMLDLRTWEISEGRKLLQSDIDGSAKVCILGKTVVDNLFVGEDPIGKIIRINKTLFTIIGVLEPKGQNLMGEDQDDLIYIPLSTAQKRIVVSQFPNVIGIIMVQAVSGKELKAAEQQINDLLIQRHHIGGGKEQDFIVVNLAEMAGVATKMAATMSLLLGAIASISLLVGGIGIMNIMLVSVTERTREIGIRMAIGAKDVDILFQFLTEAVVLSLVGGFIGTVFGVSISAIVSGYLKWPLIISANAIVLAFTFSAGVGIFFGFYPAKRASQLNPIEALRYE
- a CDS encoding ABC transporter ATP-binding protein translates to MDELIKVVNLTKIYRIGEYSVEALKGVNTSIEKGEFVSITGASGSGKSTFMNILGCLDVPTEGKYYFEGIDVSSFSRNALSKLRNEKVGFVFQGFNLLSRTTAIENVGLPLVYNHTSAKEIKERGLEALQAVGIEDRAKHFPNQLSGGQQQRVAIARALVNRPSLILADEPTGNLDTKTSREIMDIFTKLNTEKGITIIMVTHEADIAAYSKRRISFMDGMIINDEGTYTRAENTVLWEDE
- a CDS encoding right-handed parallel beta-helix repeat-containing protein yields the protein MVLKKTKISFTFSILFILLSLSPSYVSAKTFNVSNAAQFRIALESAALNGQDDTIILDAGTYKTTDDGGGTFKFFDKEKHDLIIKAKKGLTHNDVILDGDYKNGVFDYTNTKGAALVLDGITIKNGKAEIGGGVYCYSDKENYIDSRVTVTNSAIYGNSATDGGGFYCNASRVTVAGSSIFDNSATDGGAIYCDATRVTVTNSTIYGNTAAVSGGGIYCYVSSVTVANSTIYGNSSAEGRGGGIYCSGNVIITNSTISGNYAGGYSGGGGICSFGNVTVTKSAISENTVGRENGGGIYCAGVIKVASSTILENYAFKNGGGIYCYSDSDSNDESYVSVTNSTLSGNIAAGSGGAIYFYSNKDSYNRVTVTNSEIYGNTATDGRENGIYEGGTFKQATGVSCDFARSDFRLGVGPIAISKGLNPIHRLLKNDKR